A single region of the Streptomyces sp. NBC_00236 genome encodes:
- a CDS encoding YihY/virulence factor BrkB family protein, with protein MFTKFNGALTGAPDRASGRTPGTPRHWPVALRRTPVSLWNDDLSDWAAALTYYAILALLPALLVTVSVIGLTDPGATKALIADITAFAPAESGAALRQPLEAATQQRTAVWLLVATGTVSAVWSASSYLAVFRRALHAMHGVPDTRPALRKAHIIVVSAIGLLVLLMTSAFALVLSGPLARWLGHRMGLAHLGDAVWAVLKWPVLLCLVACLIMVLFRTGPASARGTRQALPGGVLAALLWLVASAGFALYATYIGSYSRLYGSLAGLVVFLIWVWFTNLALLTGAQFNVELDRARRGAPDEPGRPDGL; from the coding sequence GTGTTCACCAAGTTCAACGGCGCCCTCACCGGCGCGCCCGACCGGGCGTCCGGCCGGACGCCCGGAACGCCACGGCACTGGCCCGTCGCGCTCCGGCGGACACCCGTCTCCCTGTGGAACGACGACCTCTCCGACTGGGCGGCGGCCCTCACGTACTACGCCATCCTCGCGCTGCTCCCCGCACTGCTGGTGACGGTGTCCGTCATCGGGCTGACTGATCCGGGGGCCACGAAAGCGCTGATCGCCGACATCACCGCCTTCGCCCCGGCGGAGTCCGGCGCCGCACTGCGTCAGCCGCTGGAGGCGGCCACCCAGCAGCGCACCGCGGTCTGGCTGCTGGTCGCGACCGGGACCGTCAGCGCGGTCTGGTCCGCGTCCAGTTATCTGGCCGTGTTCCGGCGGGCGCTGCACGCGATGCACGGGGTGCCCGACACCCGGCCCGCCCTGCGGAAGGCCCACATCATCGTGGTCTCCGCGATCGGGCTGCTGGTGCTCCTGATGACGAGCGCGTTCGCCCTCGTGCTGTCCGGGCCGCTGGCCCGCTGGCTCGGGCACCGGATGGGGCTCGCGCACCTGGGGGACGCGGTGTGGGCGGTGCTGAAGTGGCCCGTACTGCTCTGCCTCGTCGCCTGCCTGATCATGGTCCTCTTCCGGACCGGACCGGCGTCCGCGCGCGGTACGCGGCAGGCGCTGCCGGGCGGGGTGCTGGCGGCGCTGCTGTGGCTGGTGGCCTCGGCGGGATTCGCGCTGTACGCGACGTACATCGGGTCCTACAGCCGGCTGTACGGGTCGCTCGCCGGGCTCGTGGTGTTCCTGATCTGGGTGTGGTTCACCAACCTGGCGCTGCTGACCGGCGCCCAGTTCAACGTCGAGCTGGACCGGGCACGGCGCGGCGCACCCGATGAGCCCGGGCGACCGGACGGGCTCTGA
- a CDS encoding nitroreductase/quinone reductase family protein: MPTYDKKTLDASADAAVIAEFRAHRGKVGGPFEGRDLALLTTTSAASGTPRTTVLGYVRRGDSLMIIGFGSGTPNHPGWYHDVLAHPVVGVEIGTANLHMLAVPDPGAHSEELLEPLDRALPAAHGTGGPSASTVRVPLVVVLEPADPEVWEGRPREVRTLADKVMEVHTWLRGQLRQVKAETEAHFAARAAHQGSGEPSAPGLGLQIRQRCLAFCQALEFHHTSEDDHLFPGITRYHPELGAVFDRLRDEHRTVARIQNDLAVLLAGVGIAEPQRFRAELAAMSAELNTHFDYEEKEIVPLLAGIPWPPAPPAAAEGNADAGTGE, from the coding sequence ATGCCCACGTACGACAAGAAGACGCTCGACGCATCGGCGGACGCCGCGGTCATCGCAGAGTTCCGCGCCCACCGGGGGAAGGTCGGTGGCCCCTTCGAGGGCCGGGACCTGGCCCTGCTGACGACCACCTCCGCGGCGTCCGGGACCCCGCGGACCACCGTGCTCGGCTACGTACGCCGCGGTGACTCGCTCATGATCATCGGGTTCGGGTCCGGCACACCGAACCACCCCGGCTGGTACCACGATGTGCTCGCCCACCCGGTGGTGGGAGTGGAGATCGGCACCGCGAACCTGCACATGCTCGCCGTGCCCGACCCGGGTGCGCACAGCGAGGAACTGCTCGAACCTCTCGACCGTGCCCTTCCGGCCGCGCACGGAACGGGCGGCCCATCGGCGTCGACCGTGCGTGTTCCGCTGGTCGTCGTGCTGGAGCCGGCCGATCCCGAGGTGTGGGAGGGCCGGCCCCGCGAGGTCAGGACCCTTGCCGACAAGGTGATGGAGGTCCACACCTGGCTCCGCGGGCAGTTGCGGCAGGTGAAGGCGGAGACCGAGGCGCACTTCGCCGCCCGCGCGGCCCATCAAGGCTCCGGCGAGCCGTCGGCGCCGGGGCTCGGGCTGCAGATCCGGCAGCGCTGCCTGGCGTTCTGCCAGGCCCTGGAGTTCCACCACACCAGCGAGGACGACCACCTCTTCCCGGGCATCACGCGGTACCACCCGGAGCTGGGCGCCGTCTTCGACCGGCTGCGCGACGAACACCGCACCGTGGCCCGCATCCAGAACGATCTGGCGGTCCTGCTGGCCGGTGTCGGCATCGCCGAGCCCCAGCGCTTCCGCGCCGAACTCGCGGCGATGTCGGCCGAGTTGAATACGCACTTCGACTACGAGGAGAAGGAGATCGTGCCCCTGCTGGCCGGCATCCCCTGGCCCCCCGCGCCGCCGGCCGCGGCGGAAGGGAACGCGGACGCCGGCACGGGGGAGTGA
- a CDS encoding FG-GAP repeat domain-containing protein — translation MISNGRRRTVRGALAAVAVTVAMAATAGTSFASGDPVGAAERAQAAAGAEQQTGKARGAAAASTAVGTVETPSFAMHGVTKQTGDLYMYWTDNQGGFQPREFVTSGFDAFADSISVDNDKDGWSDHTWTVYKDGKLTYSWIDDDLEFHNSQVGKGWNIYPTILSPGSIGGAQEADLIGLDKAGVLWGYLGYADGTLTPRMRIGGGWGQYTQLAGQGDLTGDNKPDIVARDTSGVLWLYKGTGDYKVPFATRTRIGAGWNTYDRLLSVGDLNADGVADLIARKPNGDLFRYSGTGNAGSVFESPAKIGHGYQIYNLL, via the coding sequence ATGATCAGTAATGGACGCCGCCGTACGGTTCGCGGCGCTCTCGCCGCCGTCGCCGTCACGGTGGCCATGGCCGCCACTGCCGGCACGTCGTTCGCCTCCGGCGACCCCGTCGGTGCGGCCGAGCGGGCACAGGCCGCGGCCGGTGCCGAGCAGCAGACCGGAAAGGCCCGGGGGGCGGCTGCGGCCTCCACCGCGGTCGGCACGGTGGAAACGCCCAGCTTTGCCATGCACGGCGTGACCAAGCAGACCGGCGACCTGTACATGTACTGGACGGACAACCAGGGGGGTTTCCAGCCCCGGGAGTTCGTGACGTCCGGCTTCGACGCGTTCGCCGACTCGATCAGCGTCGACAACGACAAGGACGGGTGGAGCGACCACACCTGGACCGTCTACAAGGACGGGAAGCTGACCTACAGCTGGATCGACGACGACCTCGAGTTCCACAACTCCCAGGTCGGCAAGGGCTGGAACATCTACCCCACGATCCTCTCCCCCGGCAGCATCGGCGGAGCCCAGGAGGCCGACCTCATCGGCCTGGACAAGGCCGGCGTGCTGTGGGGCTACCTCGGCTACGCGGACGGCACCCTCACCCCGCGCATGCGGATCGGCGGCGGCTGGGGCCAGTACACCCAGCTCGCCGGCCAGGGCGACCTGACGGGCGACAACAAGCCCGACATCGTCGCCCGGGACACGTCAGGCGTCCTGTGGCTGTACAAGGGCACCGGCGACTACAAGGTGCCGTTCGCGACCCGCACGCGGATCGGCGCCGGCTGGAACACGTACGACCGTCTGCTGTCGGTCGGCGACCTCAACGCGGACGGCGTGGCGGACCTGATCGCGCGCAAGCCGAACGGTGACCTGTTCCGGTACTCGGGCACGGGCAACGCCGGCAGCGTCTTCGAGAGCCCGGCCAAAATCGGCCACGGCTACCAGATCTACAACCTGCTGTAG
- a CDS encoding outer membrane protein assembly factor BamB family protein: MPPTPEPWYAPQPQRQPVPHNPYAQQGRGQDPPGPPRPRRPGRGSLATAVAVLLLAAAGGAYVLTDGGGKEQPAAPVAKGTPKPSGASGPETSSRSPAASSPAPERIPTTDEINAGRRPGDAKAWIVEDPTDLPRGNILLNDLWIVGDTVVQALDRRVVAHRLSDGTQVWSLKLPSTVCETPVNPTPDGRVVVVHHNRAKSRCDQLQEIDLRTGKAGWHKELTETGSMDGTIIVHSAISGDTLAIVQSMKATAYRVGDGAELYDIPMQRTGGCYPDDVAGGPRLLVSYGCAAGSETPYSRLRGIDPVTGRTLWQYRTRPGWKTGKVLSVDPVVLTTLHAERRQDDWRVVALGPGGKVGRTIDARPKGFAYCGDSGDAGQGIQNCPGAVVGNGLVALGGTDRVGAYDLTSGKLVWGVKSDAGRRLHPLRPEADKAVLVYEGASSSRPGRVLRLGPGGADTEKEVLRHPASATQPEYGMLSGNLAYRDGRIVITPSLVNGDDAHRSARMISFAPAGD; encoded by the coding sequence ATGCCGCCCACACCAGAGCCCTGGTACGCACCGCAGCCGCAGCGGCAACCGGTGCCGCACAACCCGTACGCCCAGCAGGGCCGGGGCCAGGATCCGCCCGGTCCGCCCCGGCCGCGGCGCCCGGGCCGGGGCTCCTTGGCCACCGCTGTCGCCGTTCTCCTGCTGGCAGCGGCAGGAGGCGCGTACGTCCTGACAGACGGCGGCGGCAAGGAGCAGCCCGCGGCACCCGTGGCGAAGGGCACGCCGAAGCCATCCGGGGCTTCCGGACCGGAGACCTCGTCCCGTTCGCCGGCTGCCTCCTCACCCGCGCCGGAGCGGATCCCCACGACGGACGAGATCAACGCGGGGCGCAGACCCGGGGATGCGAAGGCGTGGATCGTCGAGGACCCGACCGATCTGCCCCGGGGCAACATCCTGCTCAACGACCTGTGGATCGTCGGCGACACCGTCGTCCAGGCCCTGGACAGGAGGGTCGTCGCCCACCGTCTCTCCGACGGCACCCAGGTGTGGAGCCTGAAGCTGCCCAGCACCGTCTGCGAGACGCCGGTCAATCCCACGCCCGACGGCAGGGTCGTCGTGGTGCACCACAACCGGGCGAAGAGCCGGTGCGACCAGCTCCAGGAGATCGACCTGCGCACCGGAAAGGCCGGCTGGCACAAGGAGCTCACCGAGACCGGCTCCATGGACGGCACGATCATCGTGCACAGCGCCATCAGCGGCGACACCCTCGCGATCGTGCAGAGCATGAAGGCCACGGCCTACCGGGTCGGTGACGGAGCCGAGCTCTACGACATCCCCATGCAGAGGACCGGCGGGTGTTACCCCGACGATGTCGCGGGCGGCCCCCGGCTCCTGGTGAGTTACGGCTGCGCGGCCGGATCGGAGACCCCGTACAGCCGGCTCCGGGGGATCGACCCCGTCACCGGCCGGACGCTGTGGCAGTACCGCACCCGGCCCGGCTGGAAGACCGGAAAGGTGCTCTCCGTGGATCCGGTCGTCCTCACCACCCTCCACGCCGAACGCCGCCAGGACGACTGGCGCGTCGTCGCGCTCGGCCCCGGCGGAAAGGTCGGCCGGACCATCGACGCCAGGCCGAAGGGGTTCGCGTACTGCGGCGACTCCGGCGACGCGGGTCAGGGGATCCAGAACTGCCCGGGCGCCGTCGTCGGCAACGGCCTCGTCGCGCTGGGCGGCACCGACCGGGTCGGTGCGTACGACCTCACCAGCGGAAAGCTCGTCTGGGGTGTGAAGTCCGATGCGGGCCGCAGGCTGCACCCGCTGCGCCCGGAGGCCGACAAGGCAGTCCTCGTGTACGAGGGCGCCAGTTCCAGCAGGCCGGGCAGGGTCCTTCGTTTGGGCCCCGGCGGCGCCGACACGGAGAAGGAGGTCCTGCGCCACCCGGCATCCGCTACGCAGCCGGAGTACGGGATGCTCTCGGGAAACCTGGCTTACAGGGACGGCCGCATCGTCATCACGCCGTCGCTCGTGAACGGTGACGACGCACACCGCAGCGCCCGGATGATCTCCTTCGCCCCCGCCGGGGACTGA